A stretch of Flavobacterium sp. N1994 DNA encodes these proteins:
- a CDS encoding efflux RND transporter periplasmic adaptor subunit, whose translation MDTIINRKNNKKKYLTIAALVIVILSYLGYSMVTKKRSFNVKKNEISIKTVEQDFFEDFMVFQARVEPMNSLLVNIVEGGSVQEIFVSNGDMVIKGQPLARLYNPNTELNYMQQETAIIEQINNLNKAKLDLRNQELNLAKDLIAIEHDFQDAKNLFDLNKKLFEQEILAKNEWEKTQENFRFQKERMNIIKQSVTKEKQANQIQIGQLNQSIGIMEKSLGILRNNKKNFLVLAPLSGRLTSFEPVLGQTYQQGQTLGKIDVMKGYKLMADVDEFYLPKVTQGKKGTVDFNGKDVEVVIAKVIPEIKSGKFQVEMNFVSHEDLDLRQGLSFSVRLNLSVKTKSIVLSKGSFYQETSGKWIFVVTGDKAERRNIEVGRENPLYYEITKGLKPGEKVITSSYKDYTEAELLNIE comes from the coding sequence ATGGACACTATCATCAATCGTAAAAATAACAAAAAAAAGTATCTGACCATCGCCGCATTGGTAATAGTAATTTTGAGCTATTTGGGATATTCCATGGTCACCAAAAAAAGAAGTTTTAATGTAAAGAAAAACGAAATCAGTATCAAAACGGTGGAGCAGGATTTTTTTGAAGATTTTATGGTTTTTCAAGCAAGGGTTGAACCTATGAATTCTTTGTTGGTGAATATCGTCGAAGGCGGTTCGGTTCAAGAAATTTTTGTAAGCAATGGCGATATGGTAATAAAAGGTCAACCGTTGGCCAGATTATACAATCCGAATACGGAACTGAATTATATGCAACAGGAAACGGCCATTATCGAACAAATCAACAATTTGAATAAAGCCAAATTAGATTTAAGAAATCAGGAACTGAACTTAGCAAAAGATTTAATCGCTATTGAACATGATTTTCAAGATGCCAAAAATTTATTCGATTTGAATAAGAAATTGTTTGAACAGGAAATTTTAGCTAAAAACGAATGGGAGAAAACACAAGAGAATTTTCGATTTCAGAAAGAACGTATGAACATTATCAAACAAAGTGTGACTAAAGAAAAACAAGCCAATCAAATCCAAATCGGACAGCTTAATCAATCCATTGGAATTATGGAAAAAAGTTTGGGTATCTTGAGAAACAACAAGAAGAATTTTTTAGTACTTGCCCCACTATCTGGGAGATTGACCTCTTTTGAACCTGTTTTGGGACAAACGTATCAACAAGGACAAACCTTGGGTAAAATTGATGTAATGAAAGGCTATAAATTAATGGCGGATGTAGATGAGTTTTATCTGCCAAAAGTAACTCAAGGAAAAAAAGGAACCGTAGATTTTAACGGAAAAGATGTGGAAGTGGTTATAGCCAAAGTTATCCCAGAAATTAAAAGTGGTAAATTTCAAGTGGAAATGAATTTTGTCAGTCATGAGGATTTAGATTTAAGACAAGGACTTAGCTTCAGCGTTAGATTGAATTTGTCCGTAAAAACCAAATCCATTGTGCTATCAAAAGGCAGCTTTTATCAGGAAACATCGGGGAAATGGATATTTGTAGTTACCGGAGACAAAGCCGAAAGACGAAACATCGAAGTCGGTAGAGAAAATCCGTTGTATTATGAAATCACAAAAGGATTAAAACCAGGAGAAAAAGTGATAACTTCATCCTACAAAGATTACACAGAAGCCGAATTATTAAACATTGAATAA
- a CDS encoding ABC transporter ATP-binding protein, producing the protein MIHIKNLSKVYRTEEVETKALSEVSITINQGEFVTIMGSSGSGKSTLLNIVGLLDSATTGNYQLLNQEMVGIKEQEKSKIRKQNIGFIFQNFNLIDELSVFDNIELPLIYNNIPALERKNKVETIAERLAISHRLKHYPQQLSGGQQQRVAVARALINDPKIILADEPTGNLDSKNGNEVMELLTDLHANGATILMVTHSDYDASFSQRTIFMKDGMILSEKNNSRNVDVLIS; encoded by the coding sequence ATGATACACATCAAAAATCTTTCTAAAGTTTATAGAACCGAAGAAGTCGAAACCAAGGCATTAAGCGAAGTTTCAATCACAATCAATCAAGGCGAATTTGTTACTATTATGGGTTCATCAGGAAGCGGAAAATCAACGCTTCTGAATATTGTTGGACTTCTTGATAGCGCCACAACCGGAAATTATCAATTACTCAATCAGGAAATGGTAGGGATAAAAGAGCAAGAAAAATCCAAAATCAGAAAACAAAATATTGGCTTCATCTTCCAAAATTTTAATCTGATTGATGAACTTTCAGTATTTGATAATATCGAATTGCCACTCATTTATAACAATATTCCAGCTTTGGAAAGAAAGAACAAAGTAGAGACTATAGCAGAAAGATTGGCTATCTCTCATCGATTGAAGCATTATCCGCAGCAACTTTCGGGTGGACAACAACAAAGAGTTGCCGTTGCCAGAGCATTAATCAATGACCCAAAAATCATTTTGGCCGATGAACCTACAGGAAACCTTGACAGTAAAAACGGAAATGAAGTTATGGAATTACTGACCGATTTACATGCTAATGGTGCTACAATCCTAATGGTAACACATTCAGATTATGATGCTTCTTTTTCGCAAAGAACTATTTTTATGAAAGACGGAATGATTCTTTCCGAAAAGAATAACAGTCGAAATGTTGATGTTCTTATATCTTAA
- a CDS encoding head GIN domain-containing protein, protein MSKVIATGAAILISLIASSQVSENRNVAEFSKLKASTGIDVFYTVSSTTSVKVETDDNDKLQYIKTEVEGETLKVFVETKKNNYNSNSSNGKNINGIKFKTLKVYITGKALTAVKASSSAKIKMQNLNSANQVEIAASSSGSVVGNFDCDEMKVDVSSSGDFDGNVNAKTINIESSSSADVDLDGKTITLQVKASSSSSCNLKKLLSENAKAKASSSADVTLNVTKSLDAEATSSASINYYGNPAQVNAEKGSSGSVNKK, encoded by the coding sequence ATGTCAAAAGTAATCGCAACGGGAGCCGCAATTTTAATAAGCTTGATTGCCTCTTCACAGGTCTCAGAAAACAGAAATGTAGCCGAATTTTCCAAACTGAAAGCATCAACCGGAATTGATGTTTTTTACACAGTTTCTTCTACAACCAGTGTAAAAGTAGAAACTGACGATAACGATAAACTGCAGTATATCAAAACTGAAGTTGAAGGAGAGACTTTAAAAGTTTTTGTGGAAACGAAGAAAAATAATTACAATTCAAACAGCAGTAACGGAAAGAATATTAATGGTATTAAATTTAAAACGCTCAAGGTTTACATTACTGGAAAAGCTTTGACAGCGGTTAAAGCAAGTTCTTCGGCAAAGATCAAGATGCAAAATTTGAATTCGGCAAATCAAGTAGAAATTGCCGCCAGTTCTTCAGGAAGTGTTGTGGGAAATTTTGATTGTGATGAAATGAAAGTAGATGTTTCTTCGAGTGGCGATTTTGATGGTAATGTGAATGCCAAAACGATAAACATCGAATCTAGCAGTTCCGCTGATGTTGATTTAGACGGAAAAACAATCACGCTACAAGTTAAAGCCAGTAGTTCATCGAGCTGTAATTTGAAGAAATTACTATCAGAGAATGCCAAAGCAAAAGCCAGTAGCTCTGCCGATGTTACTTTAAATGTGACCAAATCTTTAGACGCCGAAGCAACATCGAGCGCATCCATTAATTATTACGGAAATCCAGCTCAGGTTAATGCCGAAAAAGGATCATCAGGTTCAGTAAACAAAAAATAA
- a CDS encoding ABC transporter permease, translating to MLKNWLHIFLFQIKNNKLFTALNILGLSIGIAGLIFAILYWNDEQSYNAWNPEREKVFQSISKVSDVDYWASNVIPFDQLFKKYFPEVTSHCYLENWYLEEIIKYKDKKEIIKITDAQNTFFEFFPFNFIKGSAKTALKDNTSIAISAETAQKLFGDEDPMGKIVTYSEKKLVVRGVYTIPGKSSMAPMAVTNLMEEKTIRDKDNWGNFNYGLLLKLKNPVDKDKVASRMEKLLHENRALKWAKNEGLTPEEWMKKNGDHRTRIILGSLKDARLHAIAEGFAEGKGNYQFLLIMLGLSILILVLSIVNYVNLATANAIKRAKEVGVRKILGASKHNIVKQFLFETILIVLFSILLSLVIVELSLPYYNEFLGKKLLIHGNQFYLQIIFIFILTIVFAGIFPAIYVSNFETLKVLKGNFGRSKSGIWLRNGMLILQFAIATFFIIGSYIVYEQIQYISTKDLGYKGSQVIAITYRNKYDWKEKNYKAKVYDRYNLIKQEISKIKGVEKVATGAFTFGSSNGSTSGFSYKNGENIQGRNMGVDFGMLEMMHIQLKEGRFLSENIASDTINSMLINETTLKKMNEKNPIGKEVDWNGTKLKIVGVVKDFNLLGPQEDIPPMVFFHFKTIDWMLQNANKIHVKINGDNPEQTIADIEKFWAKKVDTDYPFDYDFVDKAYARTYETYVKQRNLFSLLNVIVILIALFGLFALASYSIQRRMKEIAIRKTLGAETSVLLKELSKQYVVFCIVGFIIALFPVYYLLNKWLENFAFRIEISLIPFLIGFIVLLTLTLLVVLSRAYQATRLDVLKYLKYE from the coding sequence ATGCTAAAGAACTGGTTACATATTTTTTTATTCCAAATCAAAAACAACAAGCTGTTTACGGCACTCAATATTTTAGGATTAAGCATTGGTATAGCCGGATTAATTTTTGCCATTCTTTATTGGAATGACGAGCAAAGTTACAATGCTTGGAATCCCGAGAGAGAAAAAGTTTTTCAATCGATAAGTAAAGTTAGTGATGTCGACTATTGGGCAAGTAATGTTATTCCGTTTGACCAATTGTTCAAGAAATATTTTCCCGAAGTTACCTCTCATTGTTATCTGGAAAATTGGTATTTAGAAGAAATTATTAAATACAAAGACAAGAAAGAAATTATTAAAATTACCGATGCACAAAACACTTTTTTCGAATTCTTCCCATTCAATTTTATTAAAGGTTCTGCTAAAACGGCTTTGAAAGACAATACTAGCATTGCTATTTCTGCTGAAACAGCTCAAAAACTTTTTGGAGATGAAGATCCGATGGGTAAAATCGTTACCTACTCTGAAAAAAAATTAGTAGTGCGTGGCGTTTATACTATTCCTGGAAAATCATCTATGGCACCAATGGCAGTAACCAATTTGATGGAAGAAAAAACAATAAGAGATAAGGATAATTGGGGTAATTTCAATTATGGATTACTCTTAAAATTGAAAAATCCAGTGGACAAGGATAAAGTAGCATCCCGAATGGAAAAATTGCTTCATGAAAACAGAGCTTTGAAATGGGCAAAAAACGAAGGATTAACTCCAGAGGAATGGATGAAAAAGAATGGAGATCATCGTACCAGAATTATTTTGGGGTCACTAAAAGATGCTCGTTTGCATGCTATCGCAGAAGGATTTGCAGAAGGTAAAGGGAATTATCAGTTTTTGCTCATAATGCTTGGGTTGTCTATTTTAATTTTAGTGTTATCGATAGTGAATTATGTAAATCTGGCAACAGCCAATGCCATTAAAAGAGCTAAAGAAGTTGGAGTTCGAAAAATATTAGGTGCTTCGAAACATAATATTGTAAAGCAATTTTTATTCGAAACCATACTAATAGTGTTATTTTCTATATTGCTTTCTTTAGTTATTGTCGAACTTTCTCTGCCTTATTACAATGAGTTTTTAGGAAAAAAATTGCTAATACACGGTAATCAATTTTACCTGCAAATAATCTTTATTTTTATTCTAACTATCGTTTTTGCTGGAATATTTCCAGCTATATATGTCTCAAATTTCGAGACTTTGAAAGTACTAAAAGGTAATTTTGGAAGAAGCAAAAGCGGGATTTGGCTGAGAAACGGCATGTTAATTCTACAATTTGCCATTGCTACATTTTTTATTATTGGATCGTATATTGTTTATGAACAAATTCAATACATAAGCACCAAAGATTTAGGATATAAAGGGAGTCAGGTAATAGCCATTACTTACAGAAATAAGTACGACTGGAAAGAGAAAAACTATAAGGCTAAAGTATATGATCGATACAATCTGATAAAGCAGGAAATTTCTAAAATCAAAGGTGTTGAAAAAGTAGCTACAGGAGCTTTCACCTTTGGTTCTTCTAACGGTTCAACTTCTGGTTTTAGCTATAAAAACGGAGAAAACATTCAAGGAAGAAATATGGGAGTTGATTTTGGGATGCTAGAAATGATGCATATTCAACTTAAGGAAGGTCGGTTTTTATCTGAAAATATTGCTTCAGACACTATCAACTCTATGTTAATTAATGAAACAACGTTGAAAAAGATGAATGAGAAAAACCCAATTGGGAAAGAGGTTGATTGGAATGGCACTAAGCTAAAAATTGTAGGGGTTGTTAAAGATTTTAACCTTTTAGGACCTCAAGAAGATATTCCGCCCATGGTTTTTTTTCATTTCAAAACCATTGATTGGATGCTTCAAAACGCCAATAAAATTCATGTAAAAATTAATGGAGATAATCCAGAACAAACTATAGCCGATATTGAAAAGTTTTGGGCCAAAAAAGTAGATACCGATTATCCGTTCGACTATGATTTTGTGGATAAAGCTTATGCCCGAACTTATGAGACCTATGTAAAGCAAAGAAACCTTTTTTCACTTCTTAATGTTATCGTAATCTTGATAGCCTTGTTCGGATTGTTTGCCTTAGCTTCTTATTCTATACAGCGCAGAATGAAAGAAATCGCTATACGAAAAACACTTGGAGCAGAAACGTCAGTATTGCTTAAAGAGTTGTCTAAACAATATGTAGTTTTTTGCATTGTTGGTTTTATTATTGCCTTATTCCCGGTATATTATTTACTGAATAAATGGCTGGAGAACTTTGCTTTTAGAATAGAAATTAGCCTGATTCCATTTCTAATTGGTTTCATAGTTTTATTGACCTTGACATTGTTAGTAGTCCTTTCAAGAGCCTATCAAGCAACACGATTAGATGTTTTGAAATATTTGAAATATGAATAA
- a CDS encoding TolC family protein, which translates to MNKRAFILLCFYIFCTTTFGQVNSWPLQKCIDEARKNAIEIKIQQLNIKKTQKEHNSLVNQMLPSIYLTGNQSYNFGSTIDPATNGRVSTNIQNDNFFLNAQMNLIDFKAFATAQKTKINIEKSKAELEVIENEYQLQILESYYRALFTQELLKIQREQFRNAQFNLDRVQKEVAIGSKPQSDLYDMQLSFAQEELKITETEQLSILQKKQLFQLMNVENVSVTEVILENFIENKTLKEVGKVSNPKIKFAELNYKSNLNNIHLERAYNLPSLTTYYGFSTFYYKPLNQPNTVVDEFNKQLDDNKNHQVGIQLNVPIFNGFRNSKRVLVSKIESEKSKYVVELEKIKIKNQIDIENQNKENYMQLQAKLEQMKSFADASFKTSQSKFSVGTIDAVVFSAVKNQLLTTQYDLLKNQLQQQYIILKISLIQGNSF; encoded by the coding sequence ATGAATAAGAGAGCTTTTATACTACTGTGTTTTTATATATTTTGCACCACTACTTTTGGTCAGGTAAATTCTTGGCCATTGCAGAAATGCATTGATGAAGCAAGGAAAAATGCTATTGAAATCAAAATTCAGCAACTCAACATCAAGAAAACTCAGAAAGAGCATAATTCTTTGGTAAATCAAATGCTACCAAGTATTTATTTAACCGGAAATCAGAGCTATAATTTTGGGTCAACCATTGATCCCGCAACCAATGGAAGAGTAAGTACCAATATTCAAAACGACAATTTCTTTTTGAATGCCCAAATGAATTTAATCGATTTCAAAGCTTTCGCAACTGCTCAAAAAACAAAAATCAATATCGAAAAATCAAAAGCCGAATTAGAAGTAATCGAAAACGAATACCAACTCCAAATTCTGGAGAGTTATTATCGGGCGCTTTTTACACAGGAATTGCTAAAAATTCAAAGAGAACAATTCAGAAATGCTCAATTTAATTTAGACAGGGTACAGAAAGAAGTTGCTATTGGCAGCAAGCCTCAAAGTGATTTGTACGATATGCAACTCAGTTTTGCTCAAGAAGAACTAAAGATAACCGAAACAGAACAATTATCGATTCTTCAAAAAAAGCAGTTGTTTCAATTAATGAATGTTGAAAATGTGTCTGTAACTGAAGTGATCTTAGAAAATTTTATCGAAAACAAAACTTTGAAAGAAGTCGGCAAAGTTTCCAATCCGAAAATCAAATTTGCCGAGCTCAATTATAAAAGTAACCTGAATAACATTCATTTGGAAAGAGCCTATAACTTACCATCTTTAACCACGTATTATGGATTTTCTACTTTCTACTACAAGCCTTTAAACCAGCCAAATACCGTTGTGGATGAGTTTAACAAACAACTTGACGATAACAAAAATCATCAAGTTGGAATTCAATTAAACGTTCCTATTTTTAACGGTTTCAGAAATAGTAAAAGGGTTTTAGTTTCGAAAATTGAAAGTGAAAAATCAAAATATGTAGTCGAGCTAGAAAAAATCAAAATCAAAAATCAAATCGATATTGAAAATCAAAACAAGGAAAATTATATGCAGTTGCAAGCTAAACTCGAGCAGATGAAATCGTTTGCTGATGCTTCTTTTAAAACGTCACAATCTAAGTTTTCAGTCGGAACGATTGATGCAGTGGTGTTTTCGGCAGTTAAAAACCAACTACTTACCACCCAATACGATTTGCTTAAAAATCAATTGCAACAACAATATATAATTCTAAAAATCAGCTTAATTCAAGGGAATTCGTTTTAA
- a CDS encoding Mrp/NBP35 family ATP-binding protein, with translation MKLDRKEILSALETITIAGEGKNMVESGAVKNVLTFGNEVVVDLVISTPAMHIKKRAEDDIKKLIHEKFSPDAVVKVNIKVEAPANPNEIKGKAIPGISNIIAVASGKGGVGKSTVTANLAVTLAKMGFKVGILDADIYGPSMPIMFDVENEKPISIEVDGKSKMKPVESYEIKILSIGFFTSPSQAVIWRGPMASKALNQMIFDAAWGELDFMLIDLPPGTGDIHLSIMQSLPITGAVVVSTPQAVALADAKKGVSMFLSESINVPVLGIIENMAYFTPEELPNNKYYIFGNGGAKNLAEDLQVPFLGEVPLVQSIREAGDYGRPAALQTASVIESVFEEITRNVVQETVNRNESLPPTEAIKITTMAGCSAVKGK, from the coding sequence ATGAAACTAGATAGAAAAGAAATCCTTTCAGCATTGGAAACCATTACCATAGCTGGTGAAGGAAAAAACATGGTGGAAAGTGGTGCTGTAAAAAATGTACTTACTTTTGGCAACGAAGTAGTAGTGGATTTAGTAATTTCTACTCCAGCCATGCACATCAAAAAACGGGCTGAAGACGATATCAAAAAACTAATTCACGAAAAATTTTCCCCTGATGCTGTAGTGAAAGTGAATATCAAAGTAGAAGCTCCAGCCAATCCAAATGAAATAAAAGGGAAAGCGATTCCAGGAATCAGCAATATTATTGCTGTAGCTTCAGGAAAAGGAGGTGTTGGAAAATCAACCGTAACAGCGAACCTAGCAGTCACTTTAGCCAAAATGGGATTCAAAGTGGGAATTCTAGATGCCGATATTTACGGCCCTTCTATGCCCATCATGTTTGATGTAGAAAACGAAAAACCAATCTCTATAGAAGTCGACGGAAAATCAAAAATGAAACCCGTGGAAAGTTATGAAATCAAAATACTTTCTATCGGATTCTTTACTTCTCCGAGTCAGGCTGTTATTTGGCGTGGACCAATGGCTTCTAAAGCTTTGAACCAAATGATTTTTGATGCGGCTTGGGGCGAATTAGATTTTATGTTAATCGATTTACCGCCAGGAACAGGAGATATCCATTTATCCATTATGCAATCTTTGCCAATCACTGGAGCTGTTGTAGTTAGTACACCACAAGCGGTGGCTTTGGCAGATGCTAAAAAGGGAGTGTCCATGTTTTTATCAGAAAGCATCAACGTTCCTGTTCTCGGAATCATTGAAAATATGGCTTACTTTACACCAGAAGAATTACCAAACAACAAATATTATATCTTTGGAAACGGAGGAGCTAAAAACCTCGCCGAAGATTTACAAGTTCCGTTTTTAGGAGAAGTACCTTTAGTACAAAGCATCCGTGAGGCAGGAGATTATGGTCGTCCAGCAGCTTTGCAAACGGCATCGGTAATCGAAAGCGTTTTTGAAGAAATTACCCGAAATGTAGTTCAGGAAACGGTAAACAGAAACGAAAGTTTGCCTCCAACAGAAGCTATCAAAATAACAACCATGGCTGGTTGCTCAGCCGTTAAAGGAAAATAA
- a CDS encoding NifU family protein: MTQEELTLNIEKALNEIRPFLNSDGGDIHLVSIEDQKHVKVRLEGACTSCSLSVSTMKAGVETTIKKYAPQIETVENIA; the protein is encoded by the coding sequence ATGACTCAAGAAGAATTGACTTTAAACATTGAAAAAGCCTTAAACGAAATCAGACCTTTTCTGAATTCAGATGGAGGTGATATTCATTTGGTTTCTATAGAAGATCAAAAACATGTAAAAGTACGTCTCGAAGGAGCTTGTACCTCTTGTAGTTTGAGTGTAAGTACGATGAAAGCAGGCGTGGAAACCACGATAAAAAAATATGCTCCACAAATAGAAACGGTAGAGAATATCGCCTAG
- a CDS encoding NAD(P)/FAD-dependent oxidoreductase yields the protein MIETDILIIGAGPTGLFAVFEAGLLKLKCHLIDALPQIGGQLSELYPKKPIYDIPGYPEVLAGDLVNNLMEQIKQFQPGFTLGETAEAIEKLEDGTFIVTTNEGTKHHAKAIAIAGGLGTFEPRKPILKDLEFYEKEDRGVDYFVKDPEKYRGKNVVISGGGDSALDWSVFLTDVAASVTLVHRRNEFRGALDSVEKVQELKSAGKIKLITTGEVVGFSGHERIESVDIEVNGARMKVATDYFIPLFGLTPKLGAIANWGLEIEKNAIKVNNALDYQTNIDGIYAIGDVNTYPGKLKLILCGFHEATLMCQSVYQRINPGKKYVLKYTTVSGIDGFDGTRKEAEKAVIKSID from the coding sequence ATGATTGAAACAGACATATTGATAATCGGTGCTGGGCCTACAGGACTTTTTGCTGTTTTTGAAGCAGGATTATTAAAATTAAAATGCCACCTAATAGACGCTCTGCCACAAATTGGCGGACAACTATCCGAACTTTATCCAAAGAAACCCATTTATGATATTCCAGGATATCCAGAAGTCTTAGCAGGCGATTTGGTCAACAATTTGATGGAGCAAATCAAACAATTTCAACCCGGATTTACCTTAGGAGAAACTGCAGAAGCTATTGAAAAATTAGAAGATGGTACTTTTATAGTAACCACTAATGAAGGCACAAAACATCATGCTAAAGCTATTGCCATTGCAGGAGGATTAGGAACTTTTGAACCAAGAAAACCTATTCTTAAAGACTTAGAATTCTACGAAAAAGAAGATCGTGGTGTTGATTATTTTGTCAAAGACCCTGAAAAATATAGAGGAAAAAATGTAGTGATTTCAGGTGGTGGTGATTCCGCATTAGATTGGAGTGTTTTCCTCACGGATGTAGCAGCTTCTGTTACGTTGGTTCACAGAAGAAATGAATTCCGAGGCGCTTTAGATTCTGTCGAAAAAGTACAAGAATTGAAATCTGCTGGAAAGATAAAACTAATAACAACCGGAGAAGTGGTTGGTTTCTCAGGGCACGAACGCATTGAATCAGTAGACATTGAGGTCAATGGTGCTCGAATGAAGGTAGCAACTGATTATTTTATTCCTTTATTTGGTTTAACACCTAAACTTGGTGCCATTGCCAATTGGGGATTAGAAATCGAAAAGAACGCCATCAAAGTCAATAACGCTTTAGACTATCAAACCAATATCGATGGGATTTATGCCATTGGTGACGTTAATACTTATCCAGGGAAATTAAAACTAATTTTGTGTGGTTTCCACGAAGCTACATTAATGTGTCAAAGTGTGTATCAAAGAATCAATCCAGGAAAAAAATACGTTTTGAAATATACTACAGTTTCTGGTATAGATGGTTTTGACGGCACACGAAAAGAAGCTGAAAAAGCAGTTATAAAATCAATAGACTAA
- a CDS encoding 2Fe-2S iron-sulfur cluster-binding protein yields the protein MPQDITIKITDREGVTHEVQAPTDMNMSIMELVRAYELAEEGTIGICGGMAMCASCQCYVLNDIVLPEKGPDEEAMLFEASNVKENSRLGCQIPITEAIEGLEIELAPEAL from the coding sequence ATGCCACAAGACATTACCATAAAAATTACAGACCGAGAAGGAGTCACTCACGAAGTACAAGCGCCAACGGATATGAACATGAGTATCATGGAATTGGTTCGTGCCTACGAATTAGCCGAAGAAGGAACTATTGGTATTTGTGGCGGAATGGCCATGTGTGCTTCTTGTCAGTGTTATGTGTTGAATGATATAGTACTTCCTGAAAAAGGACCCGATGAAGAAGCCATGCTTTTTGAAGCTTCTAATGTAAAAGAAAACAGTCGCTTAGGCTGTCAAATTCCTATTACAGAAGCTATTGAGGGACTTGAGATTGAATTAGCTCCTGAAGCTTTATAA
- a CDS encoding SGNH/GDSL hydrolase family protein: protein MTFLKNIVILILIPLLVSCSAENKSTDTVYSTIKNYKYLALGDSYTYGQSVCETCRFPEQLKDSIKKSLNPNDSFSIKLIATTGWTTTNLKLAIAAQNLASDYDLVTLLIGVNNQYQHKPFSLYEQEFPELVNQAIGFVKGNKNNLIVVSIPDYAYTPYGNGNSTISTEIDAYNTFAENYCNANNIAFVNITDITRLGLLQPELVANDGLHPSTIAYSKFVARIVPKVKVKLGL, encoded by the coding sequence ATGACTTTCTTAAAGAACATAGTAATTTTAATCCTTATTCCTTTATTAGTAAGCTGTAGTGCTGAAAATAAGAGTACTGATACTGTATATAGCACCATAAAAAATTATAAATATCTAGCTTTAGGGGATAGCTATACTTATGGTCAAAGTGTTTGTGAAACTTGTCGTTTTCCTGAGCAACTGAAAGACAGCATAAAAAAGAGCCTAAATCCTAATGATAGTTTTTCAATAAAACTTATTGCTACAACGGGTTGGACCACAACCAATTTGAAATTAGCAATTGCTGCTCAAAATCTTGCAAGCGATTATGATTTGGTTACGCTTTTAATTGGAGTAAATAATCAATACCAGCACAAACCCTTTAGTTTGTATGAACAAGAATTTCCAGAATTAGTAAATCAAGCTATTGGATTTGTTAAAGGGAACAAGAATAACCTTATTGTGGTTTCTATTCCTGATTATGCTTACACTCCCTATGGAAATGGAAACTCAACCATTTCAACAGAGATAGATGCATACAACACCTTTGCAGAAAACTATTGTAATGCCAACAATATCGCTTTCGTCAACATTACCGATATAACAAGGTTAGGTTTACTTCAACCTGAATTGGTGGCGAATGATGGTTTGCATCCTTCCACAATAGCTTATTCTAAATTTGTAGCACGAATTGTACCTAAAGTGAAAGTCAAATTAGGATTATAA